The nucleotide window GTACCCGAAGGAGACGTCTTCAAATACCACTTTACCTTGGATCTGATCCAGTTGTTTCTTCTGTTCCTCTACATATTCGCCAGGTGTATCCATGATGTGGAACACGCGTTCAGCACCTGCGATTGCAGCCTGAATCAGATTGTACTGATTGGCCAGATCGTTGAGCGGCCGCTCAATCTGGCGGGAGTAGGCGAGAAAGCTGACGATAAGTCCGATGGACGTAAGATCATGATAGGCCATCCATCCACCTACAGAAGCCAGTATGGCAAACCCGATATTATTCATTACGTTCATTGTAGGGCCAACCAGACCTGAAACAGTCTGGGCCTGTGTGCTGGATGTGCGCAGTTTCTCGTTCAGGTTCTGAAAATGCTGATGTGCCTGATCCTGACGGTTATAAGCCGCTACAACTTTTTGTCCAGCAATGGTTTCCTGAGCATACCCGTTAAGCTCACCAAGTAATTTCTGCTGGGCGGTGAAGTGTTTGCGTGTTCTTGACGCAATCAGGCGAGTGGCGATGGTAATCAACGGTACCGTTATCAGACTGAGCAGGGTAAGCCGGACATCGAGTGCAAACATGATCGACAAGGAACCAACGAGCAGGATGGCACTAGACATTAATTGAGTTACGCTTTGATTCAACGTTGTAGATACGTTATCGATATCATTGGTGGCCCGGCTCATCAGGTCCCCGCTTTGATTTTTATCAAAAAAGCTGATCGGCAGCTCTTGTAGTCGGGAGAACAACGCATGTCGCAGATCCTTAACGGTCAACTGTGACACACCAATCATGACATAGGATTGAGCCCACATCAGGAGCGAGCCAAGGACATAAACACTCAGCAAGAGGAGACATTCCTTCAGCAAACCCGCTGTTACTTTGGGCACGATATGTTCGTTAACAGCACGGCCGAGAAGATAAGGTCCTGCCAGATTGAGCAGTGTGCCGAGAGCAGTTAGCACCAATGCAGCAATAACTCCTTTGCGATGACGTCCCATGTACGACCATACCCGAATCAGGGCATGGCGAGCATTTTTGGCTCGGACTTTGGGAACAGGTCCTCTTCCCGCTGGTCCGGGTCTTCCAATCGGAGGCACGACCGTTTGTTGATTAGAGGAAGATGCAGGTTTAGCCAAATTGAACATCCTCCTTCCGTTGCTGCGAATAATAGATCGCTTGGTAGTGTGAAGAATGAGCCATAAGGTCATCATGTGTGCCCCGGGCAACGATTTGTCCTTCATCAATGACATATATACAGTCTGCATCCTTCACGGAGGAGATCCGCTGTGCAATCAAAAAGGTCGTGCTGTCTTTCATCAAGGTTTGCAAAGCCTTCTGAATGTTCGCTTCCGTACGTAAATCCACAGCACTGGTGCTATCGTCGAGAATCAGCACTTCTGGCCGCATGAGCAGGGCGCGTGCAATGGATATACGCTGTTTCTGTCCACCGGACAGATTGACCCCACGCTGACCCAGCTCCGTGTCATACCCATCTTTCAGTTTCATAATAAAATCATCCGCTGCCGCAGCTTGTGCCGCAGCACGTAATTCAGCATCCGTTGCACCGGGCCGGCCGAAGCAAATATTATCCCGGATGCTGCCGCTGAACAGGATGGATTCCTGCAGCACAATAGATACACGGCTGCGAAGATCCTGAAGATCCCAGTGGCGAACGTTCACTCCGTTCACGAGCACTTCACCCTGAGAAGCATCATACAGACGGGGAATCAGCTGCACCAGCGAGGTTTTGCCTGAGCCTGTTGAGCCAATCAGGGCTACTTTCTCACCTGGGCGAGCGATCAGGTTAATTCCTGTAAGTGTATGGTCTCCGTCATAACGGAAAGATACGTCTCTGAACTCCACTTGACCCGCTACGCGTGAAGGAAGGGGAGATGGTTGGTACAAGTAATGATCACGCTTAGACTGATGTGACTGTATATTACCGGAGTTGTCGGTTCCCGATTGAATATCCGGCTCGGTATGTAACACCTCGTTGATCCGGGCAGCAGATACCTTGGCCCGGGAGAAACTCATCATCATCATGCCGATCGACGTGAGGGAAGAGAGTACAACCGTGACATAGTTGATAAAAGCAATTAGATCTCCGGCGGCAATATCGCCTCCGACTACCTGGAAACCTCCGAACCACAGTACCGCTACAATGGTAGCATTCAGCATGAGGCTGAGTACGGGTGCATTCAGTGTGACGATCCGCCAGGCTTTCACGGCAGTTGACGTGTAATCTTCATTGGATTGCTTGAAGCGCTTTTTCTCCAGACGCGCACGTGCAAACGCCTTGACGACTCGGATGCCAGCGAGATTTTCCTGCAGAACGGCATTGACCTGATCGAGCTTGCTCTGAACGCTGGCGAACAGCGGATAGGAAGCTTTTATCAGGATAAATAAAATTATAAACAGTACCGGCACAGTCGCAATAAGAATCAAAGCCAGCTTCACACTGATCGTAAACGCCATGATGATACTACCGATGATCAGCATCGGCGAACGGATAAACATCCGCAGCAGCATCTGTACAAAGGTCTGCATCTGGGTAATGTCACTCGTCAGACGAGTAATCAGAGATCCTTCCTGAAACGTATCCAGATTACGGAAGGAGAAGGTTTGAATATGGTCAAACAGTTCCTGGCGCAGATCCGTGCCGTATCCCACGGCAGCCTTACTTGAATAGAGTGTACAGCCTGCGCCGCCGACCCAGCCAATTAACGCAACAAGTAGCATGATCAGACCTGTAGTTACGATATGGGACAGGTTGCCTGCAAGAACACCATCATCCACGATGCTGGACATCAGCTTGGGCTGGAGCAGGTCCATGGCAACCTCAAGTACCATGAGCAGCGGGGCGAGGATCGCCGCCGACTTATACGGGGTCAAGAATCGTTTTAACGTCCACAATAGGAAATCACCTCAGTTTTAATTGCATAAGTAAGTTGTTGTTAGCGATGTCGCGCGTATGCATCACTTCAGGATTCACGCAGGTTTTGGAGCATACGCTGTGCAAGTGCAGACATCAGCAGGGATTCTTCCGGTGTAAAATCTTTCTCGGCCTGCCGTTCCAACTCCTGAACCACTTCTCTCAGTTCTCGTAGTGCAGAGCGTCCCTGATCCGTCAGGAATACCCGTAAACTGCGCAGATCCTTCGGGTCCGCTTCACGTCTCACATAACCAGACGTTTCCATGCGCTTGAGCATGACAGTTACGGTTGCGGGACTGCGCCGAAGTTGTTCGGCCAGATTTTTCTGGGATTGACCATCCTCCCGTTCAAGCTGGAATAGCAAAGGCGGCTGCCCCGGGTATAACTCGGGGTGGTTCACAAGTTTCTCATGAACCTTGTAGCGTTTCAGCTTCACGAGTTCGGATAGCTGTCCCATTAACCGATCGTTTTGGACTGGGTTCATATCATCCGCTCCGTTCATATTCATTTAGTTAGTCGACTAACTAAATCATAAGTTTGATTTGACATATCGTCAAGTGATGGGAACTCATTTATTTTGAACTGGAAATATTGACCTGAGACAAAATGGTGTGATAAATTGATATTATCTAAATATTAATAACATATTGTTAATAACAGAATGGGGTTTGTATACGATGACTAACGAAGGTTCATCTGGAGGAAAAGCCCCCGATTACCGGGAGCATCAGGATCACGTACATATCAGTGAACAACAGTTTCTGGAAACGTATAATGCTGGCGATTACGAACGTCCTTCCGTCACCGTGGACATGCTGGTATTTACGATTCGCAGTGAGGCCCAGGAGAACTATCGCAAGCTTGCGGAACCCGAACTCCAGTTACTGTTGATCCGGCGGGGTGGTCATCCCTATCTGGGCCAATGGGCGTTACCGGGCGGATTCGTCTCCATGCAGGAATCATTGGAAGATGCTGCTCGGCGGGAATTGCTGACGGAGACGGGGCTGGATGATATTTATCTGGAACAACTGTACACATGGGGAGATGTGGAACGTGATCCACGTACGCGTGTCATTAGCTGTTCCTATATGGCGCTGGTCGATAGCAGCGAGCTGGAGCTTCAGGCTGGCGATGATGCCAGCGAGGCCAACTGGTTTCGGGTGGAGCAGCGACTTCTGGAAGAAAAGCGGCATATTCACGAGCGTGGACGTGTGACAGAACGCAAGCTTCAGTTGATTTTGACCAATGGAACCGAAGAGTTGTCGGCAATTGTTGAGACGAAAGAAACGGTGGAAGGACGAGTACGGAGCCATAATTTGACGTTGGGTGAGGTTCAGGGGATTGCCTTTGATCATGCCAAGATCATTCATTATGCGCTTGAACGTCTGCGATCGAAGATCGAGTATACGGATATTGCATTCAATCTGATGCCAGAGACGTTCACGCTGACTGCCCTTCAGAAAGTACATGAGATCATCAGTGGCAAAAAGCTGCTGGCTGCCGCTTTCCGGCGCAAAATCGCCGATTGGGTCATCGAGACAGGAGATTATGCGAGCAGTGCCGGTCATCGACCATCACGCTTGTACCGATTGAATCCAGAGAGGCAGACACTGTAGACACGGTAATTATTAATGAAGTAGGACGAAGTGATTCAAGCCAGGGGCGGGATCGCTACAACCATGAGGAACAAGTAAAGAGGGGATATGGATGGAAAAGTTTACGTTTTTCTGGCGGACTGCATCTCCGTTCTCACAGTGGCACCCGGCGGATTTTACTGTAAAAGGGTTTCGCTACACGAGTGCGGAGCAATACATGATGCATCAGAAAGCGCTACTGTTTGGCGATCAGACCATCGCAGATAAAATTCTGAAGGCAAGCTCTGCTTCGGTACAAAAAAAGCTGGGCAGACAGGTCGCAGGCTTCGACCAGACAGTATGGGAAGCGGAATGCCAGCGCATTGTCTACGAGGGCAATTTAGCCAAATTCACACAAAACGAAGAACTGCTAACCGCGCTGCGCGGCACTCGTGGAACGACCCTTGTGGAGGCAAGCCCGGATGATCGCATCTGGGGTGTGGGACTGGCAGAGGAAGATCCGCGTATTCGTAATAGAAGAACATGGCGGGGAACCAACTGGCTGGGTGAGATTCTGACCCGTCTTAGAGAAGATATAGGAAGTGATTCAGATGAATAATTTTAATAAATCAGCAGGCTCCACTAGCTCCAATCCACGTTCCATGCGGGCCAGTATTGCACAGCAAACGCTAGCTATTCTTGATGAAGGGCAATACGTGAATGGATATAATCGCAAGGTTGAGATGGGCAACGATGTGCAGCAAGCCATCCGAAATTCGGTATTATACCGTCCTTTAGAGCTTTCCGGACTCAGAGAAAAGCTACGTACAGAAGCTCGCGCAGAAACTCATTCGGTAGCTTCATTAACTGAAGCAGAATCTGAGGCTGTGTCGGTTCGCATTGAGGTTACTGGCGAGACTACACTTGGAGCGGCTTCACGTTTGACGGTAGTTGAAGGAAGAGAAGATGTGGTCTGTTTGAACTTTGCATCGGCAAAAAATCCGGGTGGTGGTTTTCTTGGTGGAAGCCAGGCACAGGAAGAGAGTCTGGCCCGAGCGACAGGACTATACCCGTGCATCGCCCAAATGGATGAAATGTACGAGTACAATCGCAAGCGGCGATCGGGTCTCTATTCCGATCATATGATCTATTCACCTCGTGTTCCCGTAATTCGTGATGATGAAGACCGACTGCTGGACCAATATTATGTATCATCATTCATCACTGCGCCAGCGGTTAATGCGGGTGTGGTGAAAGAGCGTAGAGAGGCTGATGATCTACAGATTGAGTCCGTGATGAAGGAACGTATCCGTTATATTCTGGACGTGGCTGCTTCGAATGGTCACCGCACGATTGTGCTGGGCGCTTACGGTTGTGGAGTATTTCGTAATGAACCGACAGTGGTGGCGAAGTATTTTCATGATGTGTTAGTGGGAGAGGGGTTCAAGGATTCCTTTGAACGAATTGTATTTGCTGTATATGATCGATCCGCAGGTCAGCGAACATTAAAGGCATTTCAGGATCGCTTAACTGGGATATAAACAGAGTAAAATAGATAATAAAAAAACAAAAACCTCTGCTTTGAGCGGAAGAGAGTATGATAACGAACTCTGATCCCGTCTCTAAAGAGAGGTTTTTGGGTATTGTCACACGTTAAGTGTGGAGTGTACGAAAACTTACTTTTTGGAGAACATCTCTTTGGCTTCATCCATGGCCATTTTATTACCGATAGATGAATAATCCAGCCAAGGCTGTGCACCAATTGGGTAGACGTGACCGGCTTTGACTGCTTTCAGGCCTTGCCAGATCGGATTGTTTTGCAGCTCCTTGAACATGGTTTGGGCTTCATCATCCGAATTCACAACCACAAAGATCGCATCTGCATCATAGTCTGGCAATATTTCACGGGATACCACTTGATAAGGTTTAGTCGAATCGATATCTGTAATGCCTTTGGCAGGAGTCAGACCGAGATCCTCATATAAAATGGGACCCATGGGACGGCGTGTACTGAATACACGCAATTCTTTGGCAGTAACACGGATCGCCATGACAGTACCATCTTCTCCAATCGTGTCATGAACCAGAGATTTTACTTCTTCCGTTTCGCTTGCGTAGTCCTGAATGTATTGCTCAGCTTCCTTCTCGCGATTCACGAGTTTGCCAATGTCTTTCAGATGGTCGCGCCATGTGCCGTCATCCAGATTGAAGACATGTACCGGAGCAATTTTTTCGAATTTGGCAATATCATCACCGGAGAATTCTTCGTCGAGATAGATCACATCCGGTTTCAGGGCAAGCAAAGCTTCCATATCCGGATCTTTTACCGGACCAAGTGGCGTTGTATTTTGAAGACGATCAGCAACATGGGACAGGAAGGCCTTAGCTTCCCCACCGATAACGGAACCAACCGGAGTGATGCCGAGAGACAGCAGATCATTGGTCAGATGGATCGACATGGAGGCAATACGTTGCTCGCCCGAACTTGCGCTGTTGTCCTGATTTTCGGCTGAAGTGTCCGTGGACGAGCCGCCAGAAGCAGATGATGAATTATTGGCCGTTCCACAGGCTGCGAGTATAAGCACCAGACAGATACTCATGACAAGCATAAGATTTTTCTTTAACATGGGTAGTCACATTCTCCTTGAACATCTCTTGGATGTCTTTATTGTTTTTTGAAAAAAAAGATCACTTGCTTCGTACTAAAAGGTACAAAAAGTAAGGTGCACCAATCGCAGCAACCACCACGCCTGCCGGAATGGCATTAGGCTGAAAGATCGTTCGCCCGATGGTATCGGCGGTCACCAGAATAACCATGCCGATGAGTCCGGCAGCAGGGATCAGATGCCGATGCATCGGACCGACAAGCCTGCGCGCCAGATGTGGTGCCGCCAGACCGATAAAGCCGATCCCACCAGCCATCGATACACTGACGGCAGACAAAGCCACGGCACAGAGCAGCAAAATAATACGCTGGGATCGGACAGGCGTCCCGATACTGGTTGCGGCAGCATCTCCAAGATTGAAGGCATCGAGCGTTTTGGATCGACTCCAAATATAAGAGATACATAGCACCACCCAAGGAAGCAACGCTTGCACATGAACCCAATCGCGGCCCCAGACGCTTCCTGCCAGCCAGCGAGCGGCAAAGGAATAGGTGTCTTCATCCAGACGCAGGGATAGATAGAGTGTCAACGCATGGAACCCGGCCGCGACCGCGATTCCAACCAGAATCAGCTTAATGGGCGATACGCCGTTGTGCCGATCATAAGATAGCAGCATGATGATCAGGGCCGCGGCCACACTGCCTGCAAAAGCAAACAACGGAATCAGAAGGGCCACAGAGCTGTCCATTGTAAAGGAGAGACTAACAAACACCATTAGTCCGAACGCCGCCCCGGCATGCAATCCCAGAATGCCAGGGTCGGCCAGTGGATTACGAGTGATCCCTTGCAGGGCCGCTCCGGCAATACCTAGTCCTGCTCCGGCCAGTACAGTGACCAGAATACGTGGCAGTCGGTAATCAAACAGTACAATCTGATCATCCGGACTGCCATTGCCAAGCAAAGTCTGCAATACAGCCACTGGGGACAGACGGATGGTTCCCGTGTTCAGGCTGATCACAATAACGGCAATGGCGATGCAGAACAGCGTGACGCTGACAATTATCGAACGTTTACCTCGTAAAGGTGCATTGGAATTCATCGCTACAAGGCCCTCCTTTCTTTACGGGCCAGATAAAGGAAGAACGGTACACCGACAAAGGCGACCATAATGCCTACCGCGAGCTCCTCGGGTGGGTTCACAATGCGTGAGCCCAGATCGGCGAGCACTAGCAGTACCGCTCCCAGCAGGGAGGACATTGGAATGATGAGTCGATAATCTACACCCACCAGTTTGCGGGAGATATGTGGGATGACCAGTCCGACAAATCCAATCGAGCCTACTGCCGACACGGACACGCCAGCCAGAACAACAACCGCTGCCAGGGCGAGAAATCTCGTCCAGCGCAGGTTGATCCCGAGATTAATCGCCACTTCTTCACCGAGGGACATAAGGGATACACGCCGGGCGAGTGGCATGATCAGCACTAGCGTCACGAGTAGCACGGGAAGAATCAGCTTGAGATGCCGCCATTCAATCCCGCCAAAACCACCTGCATACCAGAAGGCCAGATCCTGACTCAGGTCAAAATAAATGGCGACGCCTGTGCTGAGTGAACTTAACATGGCGGCAATAACGGCCCCGGCAACGGTCAGTCTGATGGAACTCAGCCCACCGGGTGCTGCCATTCCGAGCAGGAAGATAAGCAGTGTGCCCAGAACAGCCCCCAGGAATGATAGAAACATGATCCAGCCGTAAGGCAGTCCGGGCCAAAAGGCAAAGCTCAGTGCCACGACAAAAGTGGCTCCTGCATTGATGCCCAGAATGCCGGTGTCTGCCAGCGGATTACGCGTAATGCCCTGCATTAAAGCTCCTGCAACCGCAAAGGCAGCGCCGATGATCACGGCAGCAAGGACACGAGGCAGCCGCAGCTCATGAATAATCTGGTGTGGCGTCAGAGCCGGATTGTACTGGAAAATGGCAGTCCATACCGTTTCCAGTGTCAGCCCTTTGGCACCTAACGAGATTGCGACAAACATACTTAGTAGCAGTACGGCTATGGCAGACAAAAACATCAGCCCAA belongs to Paenibacillus sp. FSL H8-0079 and includes:
- a CDS encoding iron ABC transporter permease, which produces MNSNAPLRGKRSIIVSVTLFCIAIAVIVISLNTGTIRLSPVAVLQTLLGNGSPDDQIVLFDYRLPRILVTVLAGAGLGIAGAALQGITRNPLADPGILGLHAGAAFGLMVFVSLSFTMDSSVALLIPLFAFAGSVAAALIIMLLSYDRHNGVSPIKLILVGIAVAAGFHALTLYLSLRLDEDTYSFAARWLAGSVWGRDWVHVQALLPWVVLCISYIWSRSKTLDAFNLGDAAATSIGTPVRSQRIILLLCAVALSAVSVSMAGGIGFIGLAAPHLARRLVGPMHRHLIPAAGLIGMVILVTADTIGRTIFQPNAIPAGVVVAAIGAPYFLYLLVRSK
- a CDS encoding iron ABC transporter permease; this encodes MFLSAIAVLLLSMFVAISLGAKGLTLETVWTAIFQYNPALTPHQIIHELRLPRVLAAVIIGAAFAVAGALMQGITRNPLADTGILGINAGATFVVALSFAFWPGLPYGWIMFLSFLGAVLGTLLIFLLGMAAPGGLSSIRLTVAGAVIAAMLSSLSTGVAIYFDLSQDLAFWYAGGFGGIEWRHLKLILPVLLVTLVLIMPLARRVSLMSLGEEVAINLGINLRWTRFLALAAVVVLAGVSVSAVGSIGFVGLVIPHISRKLVGVDYRLIIPMSSLLGAVLLVLADLGSRIVNPPEELAVGIMVAFVGVPFFLYLARKERRAL
- a CDS encoding ABC transporter ATP-binding protein — protein: MWTLKRFLTPYKSAAILAPLLMVLEVAMDLLQPKLMSSIVDDGVLAGNLSHIVTTGLIMLLVALIGWVGGAGCTLYSSKAAVGYGTDLRQELFDHIQTFSFRNLDTFQEGSLITRLTSDITQMQTFVQMLLRMFIRSPMLIIGSIIMAFTISVKLALILIATVPVLFIILFILIKASYPLFASVQSKLDQVNAVLQENLAGIRVVKAFARARLEKKRFKQSNEDYTSTAVKAWRIVTLNAPVLSLMLNATIVAVLWFGGFQVVGGDIAAGDLIAFINYVTVVLSSLTSIGMMMMSFSRAKVSAARINEVLHTEPDIQSGTDNSGNIQSHQSKRDHYLYQPSPLPSRVAGQVEFRDVSFRYDGDHTLTGINLIARPGEKVALIGSTGSGKTSLVQLIPRLYDASQGEVLVNGVNVRHWDLQDLRSRVSIVLQESILFSGSIRDNICFGRPGATDAELRAAAQAAAADDFIMKLKDGYDTELGQRGVNLSGGQKQRISIARALLMRPEVLILDDSTSAVDLRTEANIQKALQTLMKDSTTFLIAQRISSVKDADCIYVIDEGQIVARGTHDDLMAHSSHYQAIYYSQQRKEDVQFG
- a CDS encoding NUDIX domain-containing protein, whose protein sequence is MTNEGSSGGKAPDYREHQDHVHISEQQFLETYNAGDYERPSVTVDMLVFTIRSEAQENYRKLAEPELQLLLIRRGGHPYLGQWALPGGFVSMQESLEDAARRELLTETGLDDIYLEQLYTWGDVERDPRTRVISCSYMALVDSSELELQAGDDASEANWFRVEQRLLEEKRHIHERGRVTERKLQLILTNGTEELSAIVETKETVEGRVRSHNLTLGEVQGIAFDHAKIIHYALERLRSKIEYTDIAFNLMPETFTLTALQKVHEIISGKKLLAAAFRRKIADWVIETGDYASSAGHRPSRLYRLNPERQTL
- a CDS encoding MarR family transcriptional regulator, with product MNPVQNDRLMGQLSELVKLKRYKVHEKLVNHPELYPGQPPLLFQLEREDGQSQKNLAEQLRRSPATVTVMLKRMETSGYVRREADPKDLRSLRVFLTDQGRSALRELREVVQELERQAEKDFTPEESLLMSALAQRMLQNLRES
- a CDS encoding ABC transporter ATP-binding protein, with the protein product MAKPASSSNQQTVVPPIGRPGPAGRGPVPKVRAKNARHALIRVWSYMGRHRKGVIAALVLTALGTLLNLAGPYLLGRAVNEHIVPKVTAGLLKECLLLLSVYVLGSLLMWAQSYVMIGVSQLTVKDLRHALFSRLQELPISFFDKNQSGDLMSRATNDIDNVSTTLNQSVTQLMSSAILLVGSLSIMFALDVRLTLLSLITVPLITIATRLIASRTRKHFTAQQKLLGELNGYAQETIAGQKVVAAYNRQDQAHQHFQNLNEKLRTSSTQAQTVSGLVGPTMNVMNNIGFAILASVGGWMAYHDLTSIGLIVSFLAYSRQIERPLNDLANQYNLIQAAIAGAERVFHIMDTPGEYVEEQKKQLDQIQGKVVFEDVSFGYSADRDILKKVSFTAKPGEMIALVGPTGAGKTTIINLLPRFYEITGGRITIDGCDISELEKDQLRRQLGIVLQDAYLFSGTIRDNLAYGKPDATDEQIRQAAELANAHSFIRKLSQGYDTPIISGGSNLSQGQRQLLTIARAILADPAILILDEATSSIDTRTEMQIQEAMRTLMKDRTSFVIAHRLSTIREADQILVIDDGQIAERGNHDELMQQQGFYYQLHQGQLK
- a CDS encoding NADAR family protein; translation: MEKFTFFWRTASPFSQWHPADFTVKGFRYTSAEQYMMHQKALLFGDQTIADKILKASSASVQKKLGRQVAGFDQTVWEAECQRIVYEGNLAKFTQNEELLTALRGTRGTTLVEASPDDRIWGVGLAEEDPRIRNRRTWRGTNWLGEILTRLREDIGSDSDE
- a CDS encoding iron-hydroxamate ABC transporter substrate-binding protein, which translates into the protein MLKKNLMLVMSICLVLILAACGTANNSSSASGGSSTDTSAENQDNSASSGEQRIASMSIHLTNDLLSLGITPVGSVIGGEAKAFLSHVADRLQNTTPLGPVKDPDMEALLALKPDVIYLDEEFSGDDIAKFEKIAPVHVFNLDDGTWRDHLKDIGKLVNREKEAEQYIQDYASETEEVKSLVHDTIGEDGTVMAIRVTAKELRVFSTRRPMGPILYEDLGLTPAKGITDIDSTKPYQVVSREILPDYDADAIFVVVNSDDEAQTMFKELQNNPIWQGLKAVKAGHVYPIGAQPWLDYSSIGNKMAMDEAKEMFSKK
- a CDS encoding TIGR02452 family protein, which gives rise to MNNFNKSAGSTSSNPRSMRASIAQQTLAILDEGQYVNGYNRKVEMGNDVQQAIRNSVLYRPLELSGLREKLRTEARAETHSVASLTEAESEAVSVRIEVTGETTLGAASRLTVVEGREDVVCLNFASAKNPGGGFLGGSQAQEESLARATGLYPCIAQMDEMYEYNRKRRSGLYSDHMIYSPRVPVIRDDEDRLLDQYYVSSFITAPAVNAGVVKERREADDLQIESVMKERIRYILDVAASNGHRTIVLGAYGCGVFRNEPTVVAKYFHDVLVGEGFKDSFERIVFAVYDRSAGQRTLKAFQDRLTGI